DNA from Conexivisphaera calida:
TCCCCGGCCCTGAAGCCCGAGGGCGAAGCCAGCTTGAGCTCCGCTATTACCGGGTTGACCCCCCGCGACCTGGCTGCGCGTATCGCGTCCGCGAACCCCCTCGGAGGCCTCGTCCCGATCCTCTCCTCCAGCTTCTTGGCCCTGAGGAGAGGTGTGGGGCGGCCGAAGTTCGCGTATGCCCCGCGCACCTCGTCCGGGATCCTGACCCATCTCTCGACAGTGAACTGGTGCTCCAGGACCGCCCTGGGCATTATCTCGTTCAGCAGCCCGATGCTGGAGCTGTCGCGCCCGGGCGGGTCCATCGGAGGTGGGAGCGGTTCCGGGAGATCCGGAACCACGTTGTACCAGGATTCAGGAATCAGATCGACCATTGGCGGACCATATCCACCACTCGCCGGCACCGGCGAATTTATGTATTAAAAACATTTCGCTCGATCTTCCCCGTAACATGGAGTATTCCTTCGTACCATCTCTCCAAAACGTTACGCTGACTGACAATCATTCGTCCGGTGGATCGCGCAACTGTGCGCGAATACTCGTTGCCTCGTGGCTCGTGGCCGTACACGGAACATCTATATCATACGACGCGCCACTTAGCGCGTGGAGGGAATCCCCAGGCGTGCCCACGACGAGGCGCGTGACCTGGAGCTCAAATACTTCGGCTGTGGACCCATGGCCCTGCTGGGCGCCTTCAGGGCGCTGGGGCTCGAGGACGAGGGCGCGCTGCGCGCGTCGATGGCGATGGTCGGCGGAATGGCCGGCAACGGGGAGACGTGCGGCGCCCTCGTGGGCGCGCTCATGGTCGTGGGATATGTCTACGGAAGGCGGGGACTGGTCCGCGCGACGCCGGAGACTGAGGGACCCATCCTGGAGCTGGGATCCCGCGTCGTGGACAGATTCCGCTCCGAGTTCGGCTCAATCAACTGCAGGGACATACAGAGGAGGCTAATAGGGAGGTCCTACAACCTGAGGGACACCAGGGAGGTCGAGGAGCTCCACTCCTCGAGGGGAGTCGAGGTGTGCGCCGAGGTAGGGAGGGCCGCGGAGATAGCGACCGAGGTCGTGCTCGAGGGCGGGTTCGTCCCGCCGACCGCGCGCGACGGCGCCGATGAGTGATACTGGGGACGGAGGATGCCCAGTGTACCGTGGATCGATCGAGCAATTATAAATAGAATTTAATATGAAATATGAAAACAAAATATCTTAGAGGTGCGCGCTCACGGTGGATGCATCAGGTGCGCGCTCACGGTCGGAGCCACGAGCGCCATGTTCACCAGCGCCGCCAGTACCGCTATTACGGCCAGGAACGCGAACGCCGCGAGTATCCACGTCATCCCCTCGCGCTTTCCGTTCGAGCCGCGATAGGCATCTATCGCTATCCCGAGCGGGAGCGAGAACAGCCCCGTGAGCCCGTACATCACGTACAGCGCAAGGAGCACTATAGGTTCCTGGCTCAGCCCCAGCTCATAGCTCACCGCGCCGTAGTAGACCGTGAGTATGCCCAGGACTGCTGACACCACGCCGGCGTAGAGGAACTTGCCGCTGTACCTGTGAGCAGCCCACCAGGTGAGCACCGAGATACCCAGGAACGTCAAGCCGTCGTAGAACACTATGTTGTAGCTACCCGGAAGCGGCCACGTGAACTCGCCCCAGAGCGCGAATATCAGTATGACCAGCCCCACGGGGAAAGCTGCGTTGAGGTAGCTGGATATGGTCTCGTCGATGGACTCGCCCCTCCTGGTCCTGTACCATAGGTCGAAGCCGAAGACAGCGGTCGCTATCCCGACGACGAGCAACAGCACCATGTTGGCCAGCAGGTCATCTATGAACGCCATTCACATTCGCCTCGCGCCAATCCACGTGTTAACATAATATATGCATTGTGGTTATTTCGTTATGTCCGCGTAATATGAATGCCGTAAAACTCAACAAAAATAACGAGTTATAATTATTTCTGAGAAAGGACCGCGGATCAGTCGCCCTGGCCGTGCTCCTCGTACTCGTCGAATCCCTCGGGCCCGAACTGCTCCACGTACCACCTGTACATGTCATAACTGCGATCGCGCACGTTCATGGGGGATCCCCTCCGCTCCGCGGTATTTAAGATTACGCTTTAGGCAAACTGAAATTCGACTATTGTGGAATAAACGCGTAATAGCAGGCGCCGAGGTCCGCGCGACGTGTCGCGCCCGTGGCGCTATCCCAGGAGCTACCTGAGGCTCATCACGTTCATCGTCGCGCTCGCGGCCCTCCTCACGCCCCTCGACTCGACGATAACCAGCGTGTCGCTGCCCTACATAGCTGAGGGCGTCCGGGCCGGCTACGTGGAGGCCCTCTGGATCCCCCTGGGATACCTGTCGGCTCTCGCTGCCCTCCTCCTCCCGTTCGGCAGGCTCGGGGACATCAGGGGCAGGAGGAGCCTGATGATCATCGGGTTCGCGGTCTTCTCCATCGGGACCGCTATGAGCGGGCTCTCGCGCGCTGGGCTGGAGCTCGACGCCTGGAGGGTGCTGCAGGGAGTGGGCGGCGCCATGATAATGTCGAACGCCGGGGCGCTGATCTCCGAGGTTTATCCGCCGTGGGAGAGGGGGAGGGCCTTCGGCTACTACACGATGGCCGTCTACGTGGGGACGGTCGCGGGCCCCCTGATAGGCGGGATGATAGTCAGCTACCCTGTGCTCCTGGGGCTCGCCTCCTGGCGCTGGGTCTTCTTCGTCACCCTCCCGCCCGCGGCCGCAGGGCTCCTGGCCTCATGGATCATGCTCCGCGAGCCCCACGACCTCAAGCCCGACCCGACGAGGCACCTCGACGTGTGGGGGATGGCCCTCTCCATACCCGGGCTCTTCGCGATCATGGCCGGCGTGACCGAGGGATCCTTCGTGGGCTGGGACCCCGCGTCGACGGCAGCGCTGGCAATCGGCGCAATCCTCCTGGCGGCTTTCCTGTTCGCGGAGTACCGCTCCGGCCGGGACGCCCTCCTGGACCTCTCGCTCTTCTCGAATCCCGGCTTCACCGCCGGGAACCTGGCGGCGCTCCTGAACTACGCGGGCTTCTACTTCCTCCCGTTCTTCCTCTCCTACTACATGCAGAGGGTGCTCGGCTATCCTCCCTCCTACGCGTCCGAGGTCCTCCTGGCGATCTTCCTCTCAATGGTCGTGCTCGCCCCCCTGAGCGGTCGCCTCTCGGACAGGATAGGATCGAGGGGGCTTGCGACCGGCGGGATGGCGCTCATAGCGGCGGGCATCGCGTCCCTGATGACGCTCGGGACGTCAGCCACCGCACAGGAGGTGGCGCTGAGGGCCCTCGCCGTGGGCGTCGGCATGGGGCTCTTCTCGTCCCCCAACACCGCGGCCGTCATGCGCTCCTCCCCGAGGGAGAGGCTCGGGACCGCGAACGCGACCCTGAGCACGGTGAGGGTCATAGGGCAGGCACTGAGCCTGGCGATAGCCGGCTCGCTCGCGGCGGTCCTGATCCCCAGGGCTACGCTCGTCTACATATTCGCCGGCCTCGGCTCGCCCGCGTCAGTGTCGCCCGTCCAGTTCGTGGAGGGCCTCAGGATGGTCTACGGGGTCATGGCGGCGCTGGTGGCCGCGGGAGCGGTCGCATCCGCGGTCAGGGGGAGGGAGGTGGTCGAGGACGGGGACGGGGTCGAGGACCAGCGGGACGCGCGCTGATCCGAAATTTATATCCTGCCGGGACCTACTCGGCGCGTGATAGGGGAGCTCATGGCCGACGCGCTCCGCAGGACCGGGGAGCTGAGGGGACACCTGGGGGGCCGCGAGCGCCTCGAGAGGGCGGCGGCGCTCTGGATAGAACATCGCCCCGCGCCCAGGGAGGTGCGCCAGGCCGGGATAGACTCCGGGTGGAACATGGTCCAGCTCCAGGGATTCTACCTGTACGCGGTGGACGCGGTGTCGGTGGCGCCCGACTCCAGCTACGTCGCGGCCCCGAGGCACGAGCTGGGAGCCTCCACGATGGAGGTCGAGATCCGCGGCAGGATGGTCCAGGATCCCCACCTCTTCCTCGAGACCAGGGGCATGCAGTTCGAGGGCGAGCTGGCGATAGAGAGCTCCCGGAGGGTGGACATGGTGCTGCTGGACGGATCCCTGATGGCCAGGGCGTACGACCAGCGCTCCAAGTCCATAGGGGCCCTGCACGACGTCCTGCCCGAGCTCAGGTCCATGGAGAACGCCGTCTTCGTGGCTAAGAGGTCCCAGGGCAACGAGCTGGTGGGCGGACCCCTGGGGGACATCTACTACTTCTCGCGCGCCACGGTCTCGGCCGGGTTCTCCGCCCCCTGCGTGTCCGAGGGGATAACCCACTTCTACGCCAGGCTCGAGGACGGCGCCGAGTGCCTGAGGGTGGAGGTCCCCGGGAGGCTGGACGATGCCCCCCCGTGCCGCGAGGCGTCGGCGGAGGGCGAGTGGACGGAGGTGAGGCGCGTGCTGGACGGGCTGGCGCACGGCATCGTGGGCGGTTACCCGTACGTCCTGATACTCGCGCACGAGCGCGCGCACGTGGGCGACAGGGATATACGCGCGATAGCGAACGTCATGGGCGTGAGCTTCCTGGAGAGCGGGAGGGAGGTCCTCGGTGAGCGCAGGTGACGTAGTGGGGATAGTGGCGAACGGGGCCCTCCCGTACGAGTTCGACGCGATAACGAGGGAGGCGGTGCCGGTGGGCGACTACGTCGTCGTCAGGACCGCCGACGGGAGCGAGGTCCTGGGGATGGTGGAGGGCACCACGATAAACAGCGAGATAATGGAGGTGGCGCGCAACTTCAGCGACGCCTCGGAGGCCGGGGAGCTGGCCCTGAGGAACCCGCGCGACAAGTCCTACTCATCCCACGTGAGGGTCCTCGGCCTCCTGGACGGGCTCAGGTCCGGCGAGGTCAGGATGCCGTCCCTGCCCCCGGTGCCCGGGTCCACGATGAGGAGGGCGACCCCGGAGGAGCTCTCAGCCGCGTTCGGCGGGCCCGACAGGAGGTGGTTCCCCATAGGATCCCTCCTGAGGTCCCCATCGGTCCGCGTCCACGTGGACGTGAACAGGGTGGCGTCCCGCCACCTGGCCATACTGGCCTCGACCGGCGCCGGTAAGTCCAACATGCTGGCGCTGATCGCGAAGGCGATAGCGGGGCTCAGGGGCACGATGGTGATCTTCGACTACCACGGGGAGTACGCGGGGCTGGACCTCGGGGGCAGGGGGAGGCCCGTGATGCCGGTCGTTAACCCCAGGCACCTGGACCCGGACGAGCTGGCGGACCTCCTGGAGATAAGGGAGGGCGCGGGGAAGCAGAGGCACGTGCTGGAGGAGGCGCTGAGCGGCGCGAGGGACGCGAGGGACTTCTGGGGGAGCCTGCGCGAGGGAGTGGAGGGACAGGAGGACGACAGGGAGTACAGGGAGCCCGCGCGCAGGGTCGCAGACATAATAGAATCGGCGCTCAGGAGGTTCGGGTCCGTGCTGGATCCCGACAGCCCGCCGCCCCTCAGGCTCCTCGCCGAGGGATACGTGAACGTGGTCAACCTGTCGGAGCTGTCGCCCAGGCAGGCGGACGTCGTCATATCGCGCTACATGGAGGAGGTGCTGGCGGACAGGAAGAGGTCCAGGTCGGGGGAGCCGGGGGTCCTCAGGAAGCCGGTGGTGCTGGCGCTCGAGGAGGCGCACGTGTTCATACCCGGGGGAAGGGAGGACAGGACGAAGACGAGGGAGACCGCCGCGAGGATAGCGAGGGAGGGGCGCAAGTTCGGCGTCTCGCTCGTGATAGTATCGCAGAGGCCGCAGAGGCTCGACCAGGACGTGCTGAGCCAGATGGGATCGCTGGCCGTGGGGAGGCTGCTGAACCAGAGGGACAGGTCGTTCGTCCAGGACTCCAGCGAGTTCCTGACGGAGGAGATGACCGGGTACCTGCCTGACCTGAACCCGGGGGAGGCGATACTCGTCGGGCAGTGGGTGAAGCTCCCCGCGATGGTCAAGGTCGACAGGGTGGAGGAGAAGCTGGTGGGGATGGACGTGGACGCCGTGGGCGAGTGGTCCTCCTGGGGCGGGCCCTCCGAGGACACGGACGAGTTCATAAGGCGCTAGCGGCGTCCCGCACAACGCTTAAGGCGGGATCGGCCCGCGGAGGAGCGATGTCTTCCCGCATTCCCGTGTCGATCGACGAGACCAGGATAACCCGCGCGATACTCGCGGCGGCGCTCCGGGACTGGGAGGAGATCTCGAGCGTCGACGTCGCTATCGTGGGCGCCGGGCCATCCGGTATGGCCGCGGCCTACTACCTTTCCAGGGGCGGCCTCAGGACCGTCGTCTTCGAGAGGAGGCTCGGCTTCGGAGGGGGTATAGGCGGTGGAGCCATGTTCCTCCACAAGATAGTCGTGGAGCCACCGGCGGATGAGGTCCTCAGGGACGTCGGCGCCAGGTACGCGGAGGTCGAGGGAGCCCCAGGGCTCCTGGTGCTGGACGCGGCTGAGCTGATGGCGAAGCTGGCCTCCAGCGCGCTGGACGCGGGAACGAAGATCGTGCACGGGGTGAGCGTCGAGGACGTGATCTTCAGGAGGGATCCGCTGCGCGTGGCAGGCGTCGTCGTCAACTGGACCGCGTCCGAGCTCTCGGGCCTCCACGTGGATCCCCTCTTCGTCTCCTCGCGCGCAGTGGTGGACGCCACTGGCCACGACGCATCGGTTGTGGAGGTGGCCTCGAGGAAGGTGCCCGAGCTGGGAATAGAGCTCAGGGGCGAGAGGTCCGCGTACAGCGAGCTCTCGGAGTCCCTCGTGGTCGAGGGCGCCGGGGAGGTCGCGCCGGGGCTCTACGCGTGCGGAATGGCGGTGGCGAGGGTCAGGGGGCTCCCCAGGATGGGGCCCATATTCGGCGCGATGCTCCTCTCGGGCAGGAAGGTCGCGCTCGAGATCGCTGGGCGCCTCGGCGCGGGGAGGACCACTCCCTGACGAATGCCTCGGCCGCTTCCCTGGGATCCCGGGAACCCAGGATGGCGGATATGACGGCGACTCCGTGGACCCCCATGGACCTGAGGATGCCGACGTGCTCCAGCCTTATTCCCCCTATCGCGTACACGGGTATCCTCACGGAGTCCAGCACGGACCTGAGCCCCTCCAGCCCTATCACCCTCGCGTCCCCCTTCGTGCCGGTCGGGAACACGCTCCCGGCGCCTATGTAGTCGGCGCCCTCCTCCTCCGCGCGCTTCGCCTCCTCCGGGTTCGCGGCCGACGCGCCCACGATGGCGTCCCCCAGCATGCGCCTCACGTGCTCCACCGGCAGGTCGTCCTGTCCCACGTGGACCCCGTCCGCGTCCGACGCGTAGGCCACGTCCGCGCGATCGTCGACTATGAACACGGCCCCGTAGGAGGAGCAGAGCTCGCGTATGGCGCGGGCCTCCCCGACCATCACGCGCGCGGGGGCGGACTTCTCCCTGTACTGCACGATCCTGATCCCGGCCTCCAGGAAGACCTCGGCTGCCTCCAGATGTCCCATCCCGAACTCGGCGCTTGTTATCCCGTATATCCCGGGCGGGGGGATCCTCCTGGCCATGCGCCGGATCTCGTCGGGCGACCTAATAATAATTGCCCGCACGCGCCTCCGTGATCAGAATCGACGCCGGGGACGCGCGCAGCGCACGATACCCTTTTAATTGAGGACGCGATAATAAAACACAATGGTGCAGGAGGTAAGGACCGAGAAGGGGGAGGAGGATCCCTACAGCAACGCGCTGGCGCAGCTGGCATCGGTGGCGCAGGTCATCGAGATAGATCCGGTGTACTACGAGATGCTGAAGACCCCCAGGAGGGAGATAGCCGTCTACCTCCACATGAAGATGACCGACGGTAGCGTGAAGAGCTTCGTGGGCTACAGGATACAGCACAACAACGCGAGGGGACCCTACAAGGGGGGCCTCAGGTACCACCCGATGGTGTCCCTGAGCGAGACCCGCGCCCTCGCCATGCTCATGACGTGGAAGACCGCGCTCATAGACGTGCCCTTCGGGGGCGCGAAGGGTGGTATAACCGTGGATCCTGCGCAGCTGGACGAGGACGAGCTGGAGGAGCTGACCAGGAAGTACGTGGACTCCATCTACTACAACATAGGGCCCGAGGTGGACGTGCCCGCGCCGGACGTCGGAACCAACCCGCAGGTTATGGCCTGGATAATGAACGAGTACTCCAAGATGAAGGGCTACAACGTCCCGGCGGTAGTGACGGGGAAGCCGGTGGAGCTGGGCGGGTCCCTGGGCAGGAAGGAGGCCACCGGGAGGGGGGTGGCGATAGTGGCGAGGGAGGCCCTCAGGGCCATAAGGGGGAGGGACATCAAGGGCGCGAAGGTCGCGGTGCAGGGATTCGGCAACGTCGGATCGAACACCGTCAGGTTCCTGATGGAGATGGGCGCGAAGGTGGTGGCGATAAGCGACATAGGGGGAGGGAGGTACTTCCCCGACGGAGTGCCGGTCTCCTTCGAGAAGCTGTACTCCGACTTCCTCGCGTCGGGGACCGTGGGAAAGCTCCCGTACGGGACCCCGATAGGGAACGAGGAGCTCCTGGAGTCCGAGGTGGACGTGCTCGTGCCGGCCGCCCTCGAGAACCAGATAACGGAGGCGAACGCGCACAAGATAAGGGCCGGGATAGTGGTGGAGGGCGCCAACGGCCCCACCACGCCGTTCGCGGACAGGGTCCTCGAGAGGAACGGGATCGTGGTCATCCCGGATATCCTGGCCAACTCGGGCGGAGTCCTGGTCTCGTACTTCGAGTGGGTCCAGAACCTGGAGAGGGAGCAGTGGGAGCTCGAGGAGGTGAACTCGAAGCTGGAGGCGAGGATGGTCAAGGCGTTCAAAGACGTGCATAAGATGGCGCAGGAGAAGGGCGTGAGCCACAGGCTGGCCGCGCTCACGCTATCCGTGGACCGCGTCGTGAAGGCGATGAAGCTCTCGGGGTGGCACTGATTGGGGTGCCCGAGCGAGGGTGAGAAGGCGCCCGAGGTCGAGGGGATCCGGGTCGGCGGATCCCCCACCGTCATCTACTTCTTCCCGAAGGCCTTCACGCAGGGGTGCACGAGGGAGCTGGACAGGTTCGTGGAGCTCCTGGGGGAGTTCGAGCGGCTCGGCGCCAGGATATTCGGGGTGAGCGCCGACGGGCCCGGGACGATGGAGAAGTTCGCCTCCAAGCACGGCGCCAGGCCCCCGCTGACCCTCGTCCCGGATCCCGAGAAGAGGATCATATCGGCGTACTGCGCGGGAAGCGAGCGCGGGTCCGGCGCCAGGAGGGTCACGTTCGTCGTGGGCCCGGACGGCAGGATAGCGGCGGTGCTGGAGAAGCTGAGGAGGGCCGAGGACCACGCGGACGCGGCGCTGGAGGCCGTGAGGAAGCTGGTCGGCCGCTAGCCTTGCGCGGACGGCGGATGCGAGTACCCGTAGACCCTGAGCTTTCCCTTCGGCACGTTCACGTCGAGCAGCACCACCCTCTCGGACTGGGGGGCCGGCACTGGCACCGGCATGGGCCTCTCCAGCCTGAGCTCCTCGCCCGAGAGGGACCCGAAGAGCCTGATCCCCCTGAGGGCCGCGTGGAGCGACCTGGAATCGGGGGCCCACTGGAACTTGCGCGCGACGCGCAGTGATTCCGCGGTCCGGGCGCCCGGCCGCATGATCGCGTAGCACTCCTTGAGATCCCTCTCCTCCACGCCCCTGAGCGACACGCCGTACCTCACCCCAGGTCCCACTGATTCCTGGTCCTCGTCGAGCACCTGTATGGACCTTATCGACGCGGGCTTGCCGGAGGGAAGGAGGACTACCTCGTCGTGGACGGCCAGCCCCATGAAAGTTATCCCGAGCGCGACCGGCCCCACTCCCTTGACTATGAAGCCGGAGTCGACGAGCGCGAATCCCAGGTCGGGGGTACGCGGCTCGAGCGGCGCGAATTCCCCGACCATCCCGGCCACCCCGAATCCCCTGAGGGTGGAGGAGAACCGATCGGGATCCGACGCCACGACAGTGCCCCGCCTGCCGGACGCCTCGGCCAGAAGCGCGAGCTCCGCCTCCTCCCTTGAGACGTCCCTCGACACCAGATAGAACGCGTCCGACGCGGTGAGGGCCTCGGCGGCATCGAGCAGGGACTCGCCCGGCACGAGCACAGTGAGCAGGTACTCCCCGGACTTCCGATAGTACTTCCCCTCCTCCTTCCTCTTCCCCAGCCTGCCCGCTAGCTCATCGGCCGCGGCGCGGTCGACGGCCAGGACGGACAGGATCCCCCCGGCCAGCATTGACCTGGGTCCGGGGAACGGGCTCTTAAGCGCTCCGCGACCACCTCGGATGCCCGAGGACGCGACGGCCGACCATAGCGTTAAACGCACGGACGGCGCCTCCCCTCGCGTGGAATCCGGTGCGCTGGGACGCGTTATAGAGGTCA
Protein-coding regions in this window:
- a CDS encoding C-GCAxxG-C-C family protein, with protein sequence MEGIPRRAHDEARDLELKYFGCGPMALLGAFRALGLEDEGALRASMAMVGGMAGNGETCGALVGALMVVGYVYGRRGLVRATPETEGPILELGSRVVDRFRSEFGSINCRDIQRRLIGRSYNLRDTREVEELHSSRGVEVCAEVGRAAEIATEVVLEGGFVPPTARDGADE
- a CDS encoding DUF981 family protein, encoding MAFIDDLLANMVLLLVVGIATAVFGFDLWYRTRRGESIDETISSYLNAAFPVGLVILIFALWGEFTWPLPGSYNIVFYDGLTFLGISVLTWWAAHRYSGKFLYAGVVSAVLGILTVYYGAVSYELGLSQEPIVLLALYVMYGLTGLFSLPLGIAIDAYRGSNGKREGMTWILAAFAFLAVIAVLAALVNMALVAPTVSAHLMHPP
- a CDS encoding MFS transporter, which gives rise to MSRPWRYPRSYLRLITFIVALAALLTPLDSTITSVSLPYIAEGVRAGYVEALWIPLGYLSALAALLLPFGRLGDIRGRRSLMIIGFAVFSIGTAMSGLSRAGLELDAWRVLQGVGGAMIMSNAGALISEVYPPWERGRAFGYYTMAVYVGTVAGPLIGGMIVSYPVLLGLASWRWVFFVTLPPAAAGLLASWIMLREPHDLKPDPTRHLDVWGMALSIPGLFAIMAGVTEGSFVGWDPASTAALAIGAILLAAFLFAEYRSGRDALLDLSLFSNPGFTAGNLAALLNYAGFYFLPFFLSYYMQRVLGYPPSYASEVLLAIFLSMVVLAPLSGRLSDRIGSRGLATGGMALIAAGIASLMTLGTSATAQEVALRALAVGVGMGLFSSPNTAAVMRSSPRERLGTANATLSTVRVIGQALSLAIAGSLAAVLIPRATLVYIFAGLGSPASVSPVQFVEGLRMVYGVMAALVAAGAVASAVRGREVVEDGDGVEDQRDAR
- a CDS encoding DNA double-strand break repair nuclease NurA, with product MIGELMADALRRTGELRGHLGGRERLERAAALWIEHRPAPREVRQAGIDSGWNMVQLQGFYLYAVDAVSVAPDSSYVAAPRHELGASTMEVEIRGRMVQDPHLFLETRGMQFEGELAIESSRRVDMVLLDGSLMARAYDQRSKSIGALHDVLPELRSMENAVFVAKRSQGNELVGGPLGDIYYFSRATVSAGFSAPCVSEGITHFYARLEDGAECLRVEVPGRLDDAPPCREASAEGEWTEVRRVLDGLAHGIVGGYPYVLILAHERAHVGDRDIRAIANVMGVSFLESGREVLGERR
- a CDS encoding ATP-binding protein; amino-acid sequence: MSAGDVVGIVANGALPYEFDAITREAVPVGDYVVVRTADGSEVLGMVEGTTINSEIMEVARNFSDASEAGELALRNPRDKSYSSHVRVLGLLDGLRSGEVRMPSLPPVPGSTMRRATPEELSAAFGGPDRRWFPIGSLLRSPSVRVHVDVNRVASRHLAILASTGAGKSNMLALIAKAIAGLRGTMVIFDYHGEYAGLDLGGRGRPVMPVVNPRHLDPDELADLLEIREGAGKQRHVLEEALSGARDARDFWGSLREGVEGQEDDREYREPARRVADIIESALRRFGSVLDPDSPPPLRLLAEGYVNVVNLSELSPRQADVVISRYMEEVLADRKRSRSGEPGVLRKPVVLALEEAHVFIPGGREDRTKTRETAARIAREGRKFGVSLVIVSQRPQRLDQDVLSQMGSLAVGRLLNQRDRSFVQDSSEFLTEEMTGYLPDLNPGEAILVGQWVKLPAMVKVDRVEEKLVGMDVDAVGEWSSWGGPSEDTDEFIRR
- a CDS encoding sulfide-dependent adenosine diphosphate thiazole synthase, producing MSSRIPVSIDETRITRAILAAALRDWEEISSVDVAIVGAGPSGMAAAYYLSRGGLRTVVFERRLGFGGGIGGGAMFLHKIVVEPPADEVLRDVGARYAEVEGAPGLLVLDAAELMAKLASSALDAGTKIVHGVSVEDVIFRRDPLRVAGVVVNWTASELSGLHVDPLFVSSRAVVDATGHDASVVEVASRKVPELGIELRGERSAYSELSESLVVEGAGEVAPGLYACGMAVARVRGLPRMGPIFGAMLLSGRKVALEIAGRLGAGRTTP
- the thiE gene encoding thiamine phosphate synthase, with translation MARRIPPPGIYGITSAEFGMGHLEAAEVFLEAGIRIVQYREKSAPARVMVGEARAIRELCSSYGAVFIVDDRADVAYASDADGVHVGQDDLPVEHVRRMLGDAIVGASAANPEEAKRAEEEGADYIGAGSVFPTGTKGDARVIGLEGLRSVLDSVRIPVYAIGGIRLEHVGILRSMGVHGVAVISAILGSRDPREAAEAFVREWSSPRRGAQRSRARPSCPRGASRRIWAPSWGAP
- a CDS encoding Glu/Leu/Phe/Val family dehydrogenase, which translates into the protein MVQEVRTEKGEEDPYSNALAQLASVAQVIEIDPVYYEMLKTPRREIAVYLHMKMTDGSVKSFVGYRIQHNNARGPYKGGLRYHPMVSLSETRALAMLMTWKTALIDVPFGGAKGGITVDPAQLDEDELEELTRKYVDSIYYNIGPEVDVPAPDVGTNPQVMAWIMNEYSKMKGYNVPAVVTGKPVELGGSLGRKEATGRGVAIVAREALRAIRGRDIKGAKVAVQGFGNVGSNTVRFLMEMGAKVVAISDIGGGRYFPDGVPVSFEKLYSDFLASGTVGKLPYGTPIGNEELLESEVDVLVPAALENQITEANAHKIRAGIVVEGANGPTTPFADRVLERNGIVVIPDILANSGGVLVSYFEWVQNLEREQWELEEVNSKLEARMVKAFKDVHKMAQEKGVSHRLAALTLSVDRVVKAMKLSGWH
- a CDS encoding peroxiredoxin, whose product is MGCPSEGEKAPEVEGIRVGGSPTVIYFFPKAFTQGCTRELDRFVELLGEFERLGARIFGVSADGPGTMEKFASKHGARPPLTLVPDPEKRIISAYCAGSERGSGARRVTFVVGPDGRIAAVLEKLRRAEDHADAALEAVRKLVGR
- a CDS encoding translation elongation factor; translated protein: MLAGGILSVLAVDRAAADELAGRLGKRKEEGKYYRKSGEYLLTVLVPGESLLDAAEALTASDAFYLVSRDVSREEAELALLAEASGRRGTVVASDPDRFSSTLRGFGVAGMVGEFAPLEPRTPDLGFALVDSGFIVKGVGPVALGITFMGLAVHDEVVLLPSGKPASIRSIQVLDEDQESVGPGVRYGVSLRGVEERDLKECYAIMRPGARTAESLRVARKFQWAPDSRSLHAALRGIRLFGSLSGEELRLERPMPVPVPAPQSERVVLLDVNVPKGKLRVYGYSHPPSAQG